From Hippoglossus stenolepis isolate QCI-W04-F060 chromosome 19, HSTE1.2, whole genome shotgun sequence, the proteins below share one genomic window:
- the nktr gene encoding NK-tumor recognition protein isoform X1, producing MGVKDRPQCYFDVELNREPVGRIVFQLFSDTSPKTSKNFLSLCTGERGIGKITGKKLCYKGSTFHRVVKNFMIQGGDFTEGNGRGGESIYGGYFEDENFTLKHDRAFLLSMANRGKDTNGSQFFITTKMAPHLDGVHVVFGLVISGFEVIKKIEGLKTDSASRPYADVRVVDCGQLITKSANDVLEGKRKRTSHSADSSLNSRDSSSQFSSSVESECELDEKQKHCKQKKHAKSKQSKKRRKESKKEDTDVLLLKQNSVERQMPEGEKEVEEEKEHGGKREKPVVRPEEIPPVPENRFLLRRDMPSQEDKTEIVEKEESSLSAEQKPAVSKSGRKIKGRGTMRYHTPTRSKSRSASVEERGSSETPPHWKEEMKRTKVYQPPSMERWSKGDKLNEHSSSRWDDRGDPAWSISASAEHSSDRSSGGSSQRRQQKKEKKKAKHKKKAKKRKHGKKKSSKNKPQETPLSEGEKSASPGKKSKRSRSPTRSTSSKCHSSARKRQRSSLSSRDSRSYSRSYRSSRPRSRRGSYSRSRSLTRSRSRSLSGSSSYSRSRSRSRSRYRSRSPSSSRKRSSSRSPRKRKANKSKSNTVIHVTDKLPESKVAPVVRVPMLPAPENLPVIPLSDSPPPSRWKPGQKPWKPSYVHIQEIKAKIITNTTGQAVNVTEKPQTSVTTKSLPDTESVKANKPAGRSCSRSTRSKSYSRSYSHSRSRSRSPHQYHSRSSSYSRSDSENSPKANGNKKNSLDKEWEEYYSSLRRVKNLDNFIALSNRQDAHSGSENRTGSEHSPDISVSRRSGSLEKIKEKSSSQDQETKPCSSVPVESFNSRSEWDSDSDKVSQSNSLAVTKKQKQSVPSSESLDKKLSELTGWNSESDSENVAAKTLAISEKEEGEASSESDYDTIKKTSEAVIALEHKIAAIAAGSSSSLGSLEKAAQRERHKSKKKSKRKHKRKRKRENKSGSHRSKDKGKRSKRKHQKLKETFHWQPPLEFGEEEDEDESKKEKHSPSRVGKERPGVERMNDKDQNVASLNKNSSREEDRGQQRTRECSNKNPKQTETAHLSSNRNSANNANSANSAHLPSIKEQESFDDMDICTPEHDAEKVEPVTHDCFDRTPDLTLKSTSQSSDMTNTDRALPHSKEKSAVTSTTTAGGLQDEAATGTVINFKWRPLKGMSAVQNMNVPPVVVKNIQSQQKQNPNTQGVKMEIKSKSRVRPGSLFDEVRKTARLNQRPRNQESSSEEGSPSVGKTRGTSRTRSPKKPRPASRKSRSGSGHRSRSRGWTHSSSRSRSRSRSSSSSSRSRSRSRRRRGRGRSRSRSSTYRSYRSRTYSRSHSRSRSYKRRRRSRSDTYSSRSRSASRRRGRRRSDSYRSSDRRSRSYRTSSRSSSRRRSHSRSSRYS from the exons CGACGG AGTCCATGTCGTCTTTGGTCTGGTCATCTCCGGCTTCGAGGTGATAAAGAAGATTGAGGGGCTGAAGACTGATTCAGCGAGCAGACCCTACGCTGACGTGCGCGTTGTGGACTGTGGTCAGCTGATCACCAAGTCTGCAAATGATG tGCTTGAAGGCAAGAGGAAAAGAACTTCTCATTCTGCCGACTCATCCCTCAACTCCCGGGATTCGTCATCTCAATTCTCCTCATCGGTGGAATCTGAATGTGAATTAGatgaaaagcaaaaacattgcaaacaaaagaaacatgcAAAGAGTAAACAGtcaaagaagagaaggaaggaatCAAAGAAGGAGGACACTGATGTTCTGCTTCTCAAGCAAAA CTCTGTGGAAAGACAGATGccggagggagagaaagaagtggaggaagagaaagagcatggtggaaagagagagaagcccGTTGTCCGACCAGAGGAAATCCCGCCAGTGCCAGAGAATCGCTTCCTGCTGCGACGGGACATGCCGTCTCAGGAGGATAAAACAGAGAT AGTCGAGAAAGAAGAATCGTCTCTTTCAGCTGAACAGAAACCAGCAGTCTCTAAGTCTGGACGTAAGATTAAAGGCAGAGGAACAATG AGATATCACACTCCCACGAGATCTAAATCGCGCTCTGCATCGGTGGAAGAACGTGGCAGCAGTGAAACCCCGCCACACTggaaagaagagatgaagagaaccAAAGTTTATCAACCACCCAgcatggagagatggagcaaaGGAGACAA ATTGAATGAACATTCCTCAAGCAGATGGGATGACAGAGGTGACCCTGCCTGGTCCATATCTGCCTCTGCAGAGCACTCCTCAGACCGCAGCTCTGGGGGGTCCAGCCAGCGCCGccagcagaagaaagagaagaagaaagccaAACACAAGAAGAAGGCCAAGAAACGGAAACATGGCAAGAAGAAGAGTTCCAAGAACAAACCTCAAGAGACTCCTCTGTCAGAAGGGGAAAAGTCAGCGTCTCCAGGAAAAAAGTCCAAGAGATCCCGTTCTCCGACTCGTTCCACCTCAAGTAAATGCCACTCGTCCGCTCGGAAGAGGCAGCGGTCCTCGCTGTCTTCCAGGGACTCGAGATCCTACTCTAGATCCTACAGATCCAGTCGACCCAGATCTCGGAGGGGGTCTTATTCAAGATCCAGAAGCCTCACTAGATCTAGAAGTCGATCCCTATCCGGATCTTCGTCCTATTCGAGATCCAGGTCAAGATCAAGGTCCAGGTACAGATCCAGGTCTCCGTCTTCATCCCGAAAGAGGAGTTCATCCAGATCACCAAGAAAGAGGAAAGCCAACAAGTCCAAATCAAATACAGTTATCCATGTGACTGACAAGCTTCCTGAGAGCAAAGTCGCACCTGTCGTCCGAGTCCCAATGCTTCCGGCTCCTGAAAATCTACCTGTGATCCCACTGAGCGACagtcctcctccctctcgctGGAAGCCAGGTCAAAAGCCCTGGAAACCCTCCTATGTCCATATTCAAGAAATTAAAGCTAAAATCATCACCAATACGACAGGACAAGCGGTTAATGTTACAGAGAAACCTCAGACCTCAGTTACGACAAAGTCTCTGCCAGACACAGAAAGCGTCAAAGCAAACAAACCTGCTGGGCGCTCATGCAGCAGGTCAACCAGGAGCAAGTCCTACAGCCGATCTTACAGTCACTCCCGGAGCAGGTCCAGATCTCCTCATCAGTATCACAGCAGGTCATCGTCATACAGCAGATCAGACTCCGAAAACTCCCCAAAAGCAAACGGCAACAAGAAGAATTCCTTAGACAAGGAATGGGAAGAGTACTACAGCTCTTTGAGGAGGGTAAAAAATCTAGACAACTTTATCGCACTCTCCAATCGTCAAGATGCTCATTCAGGATCTGAGAACAGGACAGGCAGTGAGCACAGTCCTGATATCAGTGTCTCAAGGAGAAGTGGCTCtttagagaaaataaaggagaaaagCAGCTCTCAAGATCAAGAGACAAAACCCTGCAGCTCAGTGCCAGTTGAGAGCTTTAATAGCAGGTCTGAGTGGGACAGTGACAGTGATAAAGTGAGCCAAAGCAACAGCCTCGCCGTGacaaaaaagcagaaacaaTCGGTTCCGTCCAGTGAGTCTCTCGACAAGAAGTTGTCTGAGCTCACTGGTTGGAATTCAGAAAGCGATTCTGAAAACGTGGCAGCCAAGACCTTAGCCATATCTGAAAAAGAGGAAGGGGAGGCAAGTTCAGAATCGGACTACGACACCATTAAAAAGACGTCAGAGGCGGTGATCGCTTTGGAGCACAAGATCGCTGCCATCGCTGCTGGATCCAGTTCGTCATTGGGAAGTCTCGAGAAGGCCGCACAGCGGGAGCGGCACAAGAGCAAGAAGAAATCCAAACGCAAACATAAACGCAAGAGGAAACGTGAGAACAAGAGTGGCTCCCATCGCAGTAAGGACAAAGGAAAGAGATCCAAGAGGAAACATCAGAAGCTGAAAGAGACTTTTCACTGGCAGCCACCGTTAGAAtttggagaggaagaggatgaagatgaatccaagaaggaaaaacacagtcCCAGTAGAGTTGGCAAAGAACGGCCTGGTGTAGAGAGAATGAATGATAAGGACCAAAATGTTGCCTCCTTGAACAAAAACTCCAGtagagaagaggacagagggcAACAGAGGACGAGAGAATGTAGTAATAAAAACCCCAAACAAACCGAAACTGCTCATCTGTCATCCAATAGGAATAGTGCTAACAATGCTAATAGTGCTAATAGTGCTCATTTACCCAGTATCAAAGAGCAGGAGTCGTTCGATGATATGGACATTTGTACTCCAGAGCACGACGCTGAAAAGGTAGAACCAGTTACACATGATTGTTTTGATCGTACCCCTGATTTAACCCTAAAATCGACCTCACAGTCGTCAGATATGACAAATACAGACAGAGCTTTACCTCACAGCAAAGAAAAGTCTGCTGTTACCTCCACAACAACAGCTGGTGGACTTCAGGATGAAGCAGCCACTGGCACTGTGATTAATTTTAAATGGAGGCCTTTGAAAGGAATGTCAGCTGTGCAAAATATGAATGTGCCACCTGTCGTTGTAAAAAACATCCAAAGTCAACAGAAGCAGAATCCCAACACGCAAGGAGTAAAAATGGAGATAAAAAGTAAAAGCCGGGTCCGACCGGGGTCTCTGTTTGACGAAGTGCGTAAGACGGCGCGGCTCAACCAGAGGCCGAGGAACCAGGAGAGCTCCAGCGAGGAAGGATCCCCGTCTGTGGGGAAGACCAGGGGAACATCCCGGACCCGGTCCCCGAAGAAGCCCAGGCCTGCGTCCAGGAAGTCACGCTCCGGCTCAGGTCACCGCTCTCGCTCCAGGGGTTGGACGCACTCCTCCAGCAGGTCCAGGAGTCGATCccgcagctccagctcctcgtcCAG GAGTCGTAGCAGAAGTCGGAGGAGACGTGGAAGAGGACGGTCGCGCTCCCGCAGCAGCACATACAGAAGTTACAGGAG tcgGACGTACAGTAGAAGTCACTCCAGAAGTCGCTCCTACAAACGCCGTCGCAGATCAAG GTCAGACACATACTCCAGCCGGAGTCGGAGCGCGAGCAGGAGACGAGGGCGCAGACGAAGTGACAGCTACAGGAGTTCAGACCGTCGGTCCCG GTCGTACCGCACCTCCAGTCGCAGTTCTTCCAGGCGCAGAAGCCACAGTCGCAGCAGTCGATACAGCTGA
- the nktr gene encoding NK-tumor recognition protein isoform X2 has protein sequence MGVKDRPQCYFDVELNREPVGRIVFQLFSDTSPKTSKNFLSLCTGERGIGKITGKKLCYKGSTFHRVVKNFMIQGGDFTEGNGRGGESIYGGYFEDENFTLKHDRAFLLSMANRGKDTNGSQFFITTKMAPHLDGVHVVFGLVISGFEVIKKIEGLKTDSASRPYADVRVVDCGQLITKSANDVLEGKRKRTSHSADSSLNSRDSSSQFSSSVESECELDEKQKHCKQKKHAKSKQSKKRRKESKKEDTDVLLLKQNSVERQMPEGEKEVEEEKEHGGKREKPVVRPEEIPPVPENRFLLRRDMPSQEDKTEIVEKEESSLSAEQKPAVSKSGRKIKGRGTMRYHTPTRSKSRSASVEERGSSETPPHWKEEMKRTKVYQPPSMERWSKGDNRWDDRGDPAWSISASAEHSSDRSSGGSSQRRQQKKEKKKAKHKKKAKKRKHGKKKSSKNKPQETPLSEGEKSASPGKKSKRSRSPTRSTSSKCHSSARKRQRSSLSSRDSRSYSRSYRSSRPRSRRGSYSRSRSLTRSRSRSLSGSSSYSRSRSRSRSRYRSRSPSSSRKRSSSRSPRKRKANKSKSNTVIHVTDKLPESKVAPVVRVPMLPAPENLPVIPLSDSPPPSRWKPGQKPWKPSYVHIQEIKAKIITNTTGQAVNVTEKPQTSVTTKSLPDTESVKANKPAGRSCSRSTRSKSYSRSYSHSRSRSRSPHQYHSRSSSYSRSDSENSPKANGNKKNSLDKEWEEYYSSLRRVKNLDNFIALSNRQDAHSGSENRTGSEHSPDISVSRRSGSLEKIKEKSSSQDQETKPCSSVPVESFNSRSEWDSDSDKVSQSNSLAVTKKQKQSVPSSESLDKKLSELTGWNSESDSENVAAKTLAISEKEEGEASSESDYDTIKKTSEAVIALEHKIAAIAAGSSSSLGSLEKAAQRERHKSKKKSKRKHKRKRKRENKSGSHRSKDKGKRSKRKHQKLKETFHWQPPLEFGEEEDEDESKKEKHSPSRVGKERPGVERMNDKDQNVASLNKNSSREEDRGQQRTRECSNKNPKQTETAHLSSNRNSANNANSANSAHLPSIKEQESFDDMDICTPEHDAEKVEPVTHDCFDRTPDLTLKSTSQSSDMTNTDRALPHSKEKSAVTSTTTAGGLQDEAATGTVINFKWRPLKGMSAVQNMNVPPVVVKNIQSQQKQNPNTQGVKMEIKSKSRVRPGSLFDEVRKTARLNQRPRNQESSSEEGSPSVGKTRGTSRTRSPKKPRPASRKSRSGSGHRSRSRGWTHSSSRSRSRSRSSSSSSRSRSRSRRRRGRGRSRSRSSTYRSYRSRTYSRSHSRSRSYKRRRRSRSDTYSSRSRSASRRRGRRRSDSYRSSDRRSRSYRTSSRSSSRRRSHSRSSRYS, from the exons CGACGG AGTCCATGTCGTCTTTGGTCTGGTCATCTCCGGCTTCGAGGTGATAAAGAAGATTGAGGGGCTGAAGACTGATTCAGCGAGCAGACCCTACGCTGACGTGCGCGTTGTGGACTGTGGTCAGCTGATCACCAAGTCTGCAAATGATG tGCTTGAAGGCAAGAGGAAAAGAACTTCTCATTCTGCCGACTCATCCCTCAACTCCCGGGATTCGTCATCTCAATTCTCCTCATCGGTGGAATCTGAATGTGAATTAGatgaaaagcaaaaacattgcaaacaaaagaaacatgcAAAGAGTAAACAGtcaaagaagagaaggaaggaatCAAAGAAGGAGGACACTGATGTTCTGCTTCTCAAGCAAAA CTCTGTGGAAAGACAGATGccggagggagagaaagaagtggaggaagagaaagagcatggtggaaagagagagaagcccGTTGTCCGACCAGAGGAAATCCCGCCAGTGCCAGAGAATCGCTTCCTGCTGCGACGGGACATGCCGTCTCAGGAGGATAAAACAGAGAT AGTCGAGAAAGAAGAATCGTCTCTTTCAGCTGAACAGAAACCAGCAGTCTCTAAGTCTGGACGTAAGATTAAAGGCAGAGGAACAATG AGATATCACACTCCCACGAGATCTAAATCGCGCTCTGCATCGGTGGAAGAACGTGGCAGCAGTGAAACCCCGCCACACTggaaagaagagatgaagagaaccAAAGTTTATCAACCACCCAgcatggagagatggagcaaaGGAGACAA CAGATGGGATGACAGAGGTGACCCTGCCTGGTCCATATCTGCCTCTGCAGAGCACTCCTCAGACCGCAGCTCTGGGGGGTCCAGCCAGCGCCGccagcagaagaaagagaagaagaaagccaAACACAAGAAGAAGGCCAAGAAACGGAAACATGGCAAGAAGAAGAGTTCCAAGAACAAACCTCAAGAGACTCCTCTGTCAGAAGGGGAAAAGTCAGCGTCTCCAGGAAAAAAGTCCAAGAGATCCCGTTCTCCGACTCGTTCCACCTCAAGTAAATGCCACTCGTCCGCTCGGAAGAGGCAGCGGTCCTCGCTGTCTTCCAGGGACTCGAGATCCTACTCTAGATCCTACAGATCCAGTCGACCCAGATCTCGGAGGGGGTCTTATTCAAGATCCAGAAGCCTCACTAGATCTAGAAGTCGATCCCTATCCGGATCTTCGTCCTATTCGAGATCCAGGTCAAGATCAAGGTCCAGGTACAGATCCAGGTCTCCGTCTTCATCCCGAAAGAGGAGTTCATCCAGATCACCAAGAAAGAGGAAAGCCAACAAGTCCAAATCAAATACAGTTATCCATGTGACTGACAAGCTTCCTGAGAGCAAAGTCGCACCTGTCGTCCGAGTCCCAATGCTTCCGGCTCCTGAAAATCTACCTGTGATCCCACTGAGCGACagtcctcctccctctcgctGGAAGCCAGGTCAAAAGCCCTGGAAACCCTCCTATGTCCATATTCAAGAAATTAAAGCTAAAATCATCACCAATACGACAGGACAAGCGGTTAATGTTACAGAGAAACCTCAGACCTCAGTTACGACAAAGTCTCTGCCAGACACAGAAAGCGTCAAAGCAAACAAACCTGCTGGGCGCTCATGCAGCAGGTCAACCAGGAGCAAGTCCTACAGCCGATCTTACAGTCACTCCCGGAGCAGGTCCAGATCTCCTCATCAGTATCACAGCAGGTCATCGTCATACAGCAGATCAGACTCCGAAAACTCCCCAAAAGCAAACGGCAACAAGAAGAATTCCTTAGACAAGGAATGGGAAGAGTACTACAGCTCTTTGAGGAGGGTAAAAAATCTAGACAACTTTATCGCACTCTCCAATCGTCAAGATGCTCATTCAGGATCTGAGAACAGGACAGGCAGTGAGCACAGTCCTGATATCAGTGTCTCAAGGAGAAGTGGCTCtttagagaaaataaaggagaaaagCAGCTCTCAAGATCAAGAGACAAAACCCTGCAGCTCAGTGCCAGTTGAGAGCTTTAATAGCAGGTCTGAGTGGGACAGTGACAGTGATAAAGTGAGCCAAAGCAACAGCCTCGCCGTGacaaaaaagcagaaacaaTCGGTTCCGTCCAGTGAGTCTCTCGACAAGAAGTTGTCTGAGCTCACTGGTTGGAATTCAGAAAGCGATTCTGAAAACGTGGCAGCCAAGACCTTAGCCATATCTGAAAAAGAGGAAGGGGAGGCAAGTTCAGAATCGGACTACGACACCATTAAAAAGACGTCAGAGGCGGTGATCGCTTTGGAGCACAAGATCGCTGCCATCGCTGCTGGATCCAGTTCGTCATTGGGAAGTCTCGAGAAGGCCGCACAGCGGGAGCGGCACAAGAGCAAGAAGAAATCCAAACGCAAACATAAACGCAAGAGGAAACGTGAGAACAAGAGTGGCTCCCATCGCAGTAAGGACAAAGGAAAGAGATCCAAGAGGAAACATCAGAAGCTGAAAGAGACTTTTCACTGGCAGCCACCGTTAGAAtttggagaggaagaggatgaagatgaatccaagaaggaaaaacacagtcCCAGTAGAGTTGGCAAAGAACGGCCTGGTGTAGAGAGAATGAATGATAAGGACCAAAATGTTGCCTCCTTGAACAAAAACTCCAGtagagaagaggacagagggcAACAGAGGACGAGAGAATGTAGTAATAAAAACCCCAAACAAACCGAAACTGCTCATCTGTCATCCAATAGGAATAGTGCTAACAATGCTAATAGTGCTAATAGTGCTCATTTACCCAGTATCAAAGAGCAGGAGTCGTTCGATGATATGGACATTTGTACTCCAGAGCACGACGCTGAAAAGGTAGAACCAGTTACACATGATTGTTTTGATCGTACCCCTGATTTAACCCTAAAATCGACCTCACAGTCGTCAGATATGACAAATACAGACAGAGCTTTACCTCACAGCAAAGAAAAGTCTGCTGTTACCTCCACAACAACAGCTGGTGGACTTCAGGATGAAGCAGCCACTGGCACTGTGATTAATTTTAAATGGAGGCCTTTGAAAGGAATGTCAGCTGTGCAAAATATGAATGTGCCACCTGTCGTTGTAAAAAACATCCAAAGTCAACAGAAGCAGAATCCCAACACGCAAGGAGTAAAAATGGAGATAAAAAGTAAAAGCCGGGTCCGACCGGGGTCTCTGTTTGACGAAGTGCGTAAGACGGCGCGGCTCAACCAGAGGCCGAGGAACCAGGAGAGCTCCAGCGAGGAAGGATCCCCGTCTGTGGGGAAGACCAGGGGAACATCCCGGACCCGGTCCCCGAAGAAGCCCAGGCCTGCGTCCAGGAAGTCACGCTCCGGCTCAGGTCACCGCTCTCGCTCCAGGGGTTGGACGCACTCCTCCAGCAGGTCCAGGAGTCGATCccgcagctccagctcctcgtcCAG GAGTCGTAGCAGAAGTCGGAGGAGACGTGGAAGAGGACGGTCGCGCTCCCGCAGCAGCACATACAGAAGTTACAGGAG tcgGACGTACAGTAGAAGTCACTCCAGAAGTCGCTCCTACAAACGCCGTCGCAGATCAAG GTCAGACACATACTCCAGCCGGAGTCGGAGCGCGAGCAGGAGACGAGGGCGCAGACGAAGTGACAGCTACAGGAGTTCAGACCGTCGGTCCCG GTCGTACCGCACCTCCAGTCGCAGTTCTTCCAGGCGCAGAAGCCACAGTCGCAGCAGTCGATACAGCTGA